The following proteins come from a genomic window of Mucinivorans hirudinis:
- a CDS encoding 3,4-dihydroxy-2-butanone 4-phosphate synthase — MTKILSTIPEAIEDIKAGKIIIVVDDEDRENEGDFVCAAETITPEQVNFMLHNGRGVLCTPLTTSRCKELEIDMMVGDNTSLLGTPFTVSVDLIGDGCTTGVSATDRAKTIRALVNPGTKPSDLGRPGHIFPLRAQEKGVLRRPGHTEAVVDLTRLAGMQVGGALIEIMNEDGTMARMPDLIEIAQKFDLKIISIADLIAYRLQSESIVIRGDKVKMPTQWGDFELIPFIQKSNGLEHLALVKGAWEPDEDVLVRVHSSCLTGDVLGSCRCDCGAQLHKSMEMVEREGRGVVIYLMQEGRGIGFFNKMKAYKLQEEGLNTVEANVKLGFKPDERDYGVGASILHDIGVRNIKLLTNNPQKRVGLEGYGLKIVENVPIIIEPNVHNMRYLASKEKDMGHRLGIFAKI, encoded by the coding sequence ATGACAAAAATTCTAAGCACAATTCCTGAGGCTATTGAGGATATCAAAGCCGGAAAGATAATAATTGTCGTCGATGACGAGGATCGCGAAAACGAGGGGGATTTTGTCTGTGCGGCAGAGACAATCACTCCGGAACAGGTTAATTTTATGCTCCACAACGGACGCGGTGTATTGTGTACACCGCTTACTACCAGTCGTTGCAAGGAGTTAGAGATAGATATGATGGTGGGTGATAACACCTCGTTGTTGGGAACTCCCTTCACCGTGTCTGTCGATTTGATTGGAGACGGATGCACAACGGGTGTTTCGGCTACCGACCGTGCTAAGACCATACGGGCATTAGTCAACCCTGGCACCAAGCCAAGCGACTTGGGGCGTCCGGGGCACATTTTCCCTTTGAGAGCGCAGGAAAAAGGGGTTCTTCGCCGTCCTGGGCATACAGAGGCGGTTGTGGATTTGACTAGATTGGCGGGTATGCAAGTCGGCGGAGCGCTTATTGAGATTATGAATGAGGATGGCACTATGGCGCGTATGCCGGACTTAATTGAAATAGCCCAAAAATTCGACCTCAAAATTATTTCCATAGCCGATTTGATAGCCTATAGACTGCAAAGCGAGAGCATAGTAATTCGTGGCGATAAGGTTAAAATGCCCACTCAATGGGGTGACTTTGAGTTGATTCCGTTTATTCAGAAAAGTAATGGATTGGAACACTTGGCACTTGTAAAAGGGGCGTGGGAACCGGATGAGGATGTTTTGGTGCGGGTGCACTCTTCCTGTCTGACCGGAGATGTGCTGGGTTCGTGCCGGTGTGATTGTGGCGCGCAGTTGCACAAGTCGATGGAGATGGTTGAGCGTGAGGGGCGCGGCGTAGTTATTTACCTTATGCAGGAGGGGCGCGGCATAGGATTTTTCAATAAGATGAAGGCGTATAAGTTGCAGGAAGAGGGACTTAACACGGTGGAGGCGAATGTGAAGTTAGGTTTTAAGCCGGATGAGCGTGATTATGGTGTAGGCGCGTCTATTTTGCACGATATAGGCGTGCGCAATATTAAACTCCTTACCAACAATCCGCAAAAGCGTGTTGGACTAGAGGGATACGGACTGAAAATTGTTGAGAATGTACCGATAATAATCGAGCCTAATGTTCATAATATGAGATATTTGGCATCAAAAGAGAAAGATATGGGGCACAGGCTTGGGATTTTTGCCAAGATATAA
- a CDS encoding putative membrane protein, translating to MKTTYKFILRAYVGPMVLTFIIVMFILLVQFLWMKIDHILGKGLSIGVIIELLMYVCATSIPMALPLATLLASIMTLGNLGEYNELLALKAAGVSLPRIIKPLIVLMIAVCIGSFFVANNLTPYSWQQMMTLLTDFGKTKHELKLQDGIFFNGLDNMSIRVDHQDPNSHKLTNVLIYDNQDREMMRTIVADSGYLKMSKDRKFIILTLYNGQIYEQNRNWEWYDKNVLSHHIFDFQESMIPTEGFSLSRSDMELFKNSSETKNMNELSYAIDSLKFMQDSLLNNFTKNMVKNNLLSRFSRYEKLDSLPQLELLDVSGYVDTMNVNDRSQVFTSAKTLANNSKSYLSYELEMVKYYSSQLYRAQENYQKKLALPFSIMIFFLIGAPLGAIIRKGGLGMPIVISVSFFVFYYIISITGDNLVRDGALPAYIGIWMSSLVLFPIAIFLTYKSANDSALLNAEVYIMKIKKIKAFFRKIYDKNSKHNS from the coding sequence ATGAAAACAACATATAAATTCATCCTTCGTGCATATGTCGGACCAATGGTGCTCACGTTTATTATCGTGATGTTCATTCTATTGGTCCAGTTTTTGTGGATGAAAATCGACCATATTCTCGGCAAAGGACTCTCCATTGGGGTTATCATTGAGTTGTTGATGTATGTGTGTGCCACCTCCATCCCTATGGCACTACCCCTGGCTACCCTACTCGCCTCCATTATGACGCTCGGAAACCTGGGCGAATATAATGAACTGCTGGCTCTTAAGGCTGCCGGAGTATCGCTTCCGCGCATAATTAAACCGCTGATTGTATTGATGATAGCAGTTTGTATAGGAAGCTTTTTTGTTGCAAATAATCTCACGCCATACTCCTGGCAGCAGATGATGACACTATTGACGGACTTCGGAAAAACTAAGCACGAATTGAAACTGCAAGATGGTATTTTTTTCAACGGATTAGATAATATGTCGATTCGCGTAGACCACCAAGATCCTAATAGTCACAAACTTACAAATGTACTGATATACGATAATCAAGACCGCGAAATGATGCGGACGATTGTGGCGGATTCGGGCTACTTGAAAATGTCGAAGGATAGAAAGTTTATAATCCTGACTCTATATAATGGGCAAATTTATGAGCAAAATCGCAACTGGGAATGGTACGACAAAAATGTTCTGAGCCACCATATTTTTGACTTTCAGGAATCTATGATTCCGACCGAGGGTTTTTCCCTCAGCCGGAGCGATATGGAGTTATTTAAGAATAGCAGCGAAACTAAAAATATGAATGAACTTTCGTATGCTATTGACTCTTTGAAGTTTATGCAAGATTCGTTACTGAATAACTTCACTAAGAATATGGTGAAAAACAATTTGTTGTCGCGCTTTTCGAGGTACGAAAAATTGGACTCACTACCTCAACTCGAATTACTGGACGTGTCCGGATACGTCGATACTATGAATGTGAATGACAGAAGCCAAGTTTTTACCAGTGCAAAGACCTTGGCAAATAATTCAAAGAGTTATCTTTCATACGAGCTGGAGATGGTAAAATACTATTCATCACAACTTTATAGGGCACAGGAGAACTACCAGAAGAAGTTGGCACTACCCTTCTCCATTATGATTTTCTTTTTGATTGGCGCACCTCTCGGCGCAATTATTCGTAAGGGAGGGCTTGGGATGCCGATAGTTATATCAGTATCTTTTTTTGTATTTTACTACATAATTTCTATAACTGGTGATAACCTTGTGCGAGACGGTGCGCTTCCCGCATACATAGGTATTTGGATGTCGAGTTTGGTGTTGTTTCCGATAGCAATATTTTTGACCTACAAGTCTGCAAACGATTCTGCATTGCTCAATGCTGAGGTATATATAATGAAAATCAAAAAGATAAAGGCTTTTTTTAGAAAAATTTATGACAAAAATTCTAAGCACAATTCCTGA
- a CDS encoding HIT family protein — MSTIFSKIIDGDIPCYKIAENEEFFAFLDINPLAKGHTLVVPKIEVDYLFDLESDHLGRFMQFAQQVAMRIKDATGCLRVAVVVLGLDIPHAHIHLIPMNSMVDVDFKKEKLKLTQDDFLEAMAKIAF, encoded by the coding sequence ATGTCCACAATATTCTCAAAAATAATTGACGGAGATATTCCCTGCTATAAGATAGCGGAGAACGAGGAGTTTTTTGCTTTTTTAGATATTAATCCACTGGCAAAGGGGCATACTTTAGTTGTGCCTAAAATTGAGGTTGATTACCTCTTTGATTTAGAGTCGGATCATTTAGGGCGTTTTATGCAGTTTGCTCAGCAGGTTGCGATGCGGATTAAGGATGCTACGGGATGCTTACGAGTGGCTGTTGTAGTGCTCGGGTTGGACATTCCTCACGCCCATATACACTTAATTCCAATGAACTCAATGGTTGATGTGGATTTCAAAAAAGAGAAATTGAAACTCACGCAGGATGATTTTCTGGAGGCAATGGCTAAAATAGCGTTCTAA
- a CDS encoding O-methyltransferase family protein [C1], with amino-acid sequence MVTPIEQYILDHISPEAGVLKELDRATHLKILQPRMLSGHLQGELLKMLVEIINPKRVLELGTFTGYSAVCMARGLGEGAHLHTIEIDDELESIATEFIEKAGVRDKVVQYFGSALDVVPRICDEPFDVIFIDADKREYTAYYQMIMSCGAVRKGTIILADNVLWNGKVVEEVSANDLYTQGVLNFNKMVVEDCRVEKIILPLRDGLSIIRVK; translated from the coding sequence ATGGTTACTCCAATTGAACAATATATACTCGACCACATTTCGCCCGAGGCGGGAGTGTTGAAAGAGTTAGACCGTGCAACACACCTTAAAATATTGCAGCCAAGAATGTTATCCGGACACTTGCAAGGCGAGCTATTGAAGATGTTGGTGGAGATAATCAATCCTAAAAGGGTATTGGAGCTGGGGACTTTCACTGGTTACTCGGCAGTGTGTATGGCGCGCGGATTGGGTGAAGGTGCTCATTTACACACTATTGAGATTGATGATGAGTTAGAAAGTATTGCAACAGAATTTATAGAGAAAGCCGGAGTGAGGGACAAGGTAGTTCAATATTTTGGCTCGGCACTTGATGTTGTACCGCGTATTTGTGACGAACCCTTTGATGTGATATTTATTGATGCAGATAAGCGGGAATATACCGCCTACTATCAAATGATTATGAGCTGTGGTGCGGTGCGTAAAGGTACTATAATTCTGGCGGATAATGTTTTATGGAATGGTAAAGTTGTGGAGGAGGTGTCGGCGAACGATTTATACACGCAGGGGGTTTTGAATTTCAATAAAATGGTGGTGGAGGATTGCAGAGTAGAAAAAATTATATTACCTTTACGTGACGGGTTGTCTATAATCAGGGTAAAGTAA
- a CDS encoding M16 family peptidase, with translation MQEFSTITLENGIRCVHRRVRSSVAHIALTINAGTRDESPEQHGVAHLVEHLLFKGTARRTAFQINNRLESVGGELNAFTTKEETVLHASCLVGDFSKGADLLCDMAFNSAFVRREIEKEKQVIIDEINSYKDSPSELIFDEFEERLFENSTLGRNILGTQRQLTKIQRDDLLDFVGRNYNTDHIVFSSSSSLTHNQFRVKCEKYLNDITSNIRKSERCKPELRPAFNIVSNKKTYQTHTVIGGSCYSLYDERRMPFALLINILGGQSSLSRLNQTLRERYAITYNVEASYTPYTDCGVWAIYFGSDADKHQQALELVMAEIEKIKIKLTDNQLKKAKKQFIGQLMVSSENNENFIMAIAKSMLIFNSFDTNEQIAARIEAISAEELQDVAKEIFRGDNINFLTYK, from the coding sequence ATGCAAGAATTTTCTACAATAACACTCGAAAATGGTATTCGTTGCGTGCATAGGCGCGTGCGCTCGTCGGTTGCACATATTGCGCTGACAATAAATGCGGGAACTCGCGATGAAAGCCCTGAACAACACGGTGTTGCGCACTTGGTGGAGCATCTTCTTTTCAAGGGAACGGCGCGCCGAACAGCATTTCAGATTAATAACCGATTGGAGAGTGTCGGGGGCGAGCTAAACGCCTTTACAACAAAGGAGGAGACGGTTTTGCACGCCTCGTGTCTTGTTGGTGATTTTAGTAAAGGTGCTGACTTATTGTGCGATATGGCTTTCAATTCGGCTTTTGTTCGGCGCGAAATCGAGAAGGAGAAGCAGGTTATAATAGACGAGATAAACTCATACAAAGATAGCCCGTCGGAGCTAATTTTTGATGAGTTTGAAGAGCGACTCTTTGAAAATTCAACTCTGGGTAGAAATATACTTGGAACTCAGCGACAACTCACTAAAATTCAGAGAGATGACTTATTGGATTTCGTTGGGCGCAACTACAATACAGACCATATAGTATTCTCTTCTAGTTCGTCACTAACCCATAATCAATTTCGGGTAAAATGTGAGAAATATTTGAATGACATTACTTCAAATATCAGAAAGTCAGAAAGATGTAAGCCAGAGTTGCGACCTGCATTCAATATAGTTAGCAATAAAAAGACCTATCAAACGCATACGGTCATTGGCGGAAGTTGCTATTCGTTGTATGACGAACGCAGAATGCCTTTCGCGCTGCTAATTAATATATTGGGTGGGCAGTCGTCGCTTTCGCGTTTGAATCAAACTTTGCGCGAACGTTATGCGATAACCTACAATGTGGAAGCAAGTTACACACCATATACAGATTGTGGAGTTTGGGCAATCTACTTTGGTTCGGACGCGGATAAGCATCAGCAGGCTTTGGAGTTGGTTATGGCAGAGATTGAAAAAATAAAGATTAAACTAACTGATAATCAGCTTAAAAAAGCTAAAAAACAGTTTATCGGACAGTTGATGGTCTCATCGGAGAATAATGAGAACTTTATTATGGCGATAGCCAAAAGTATGTTGATTTTCAATTCGTTCGACACTAATGAGCAGATAGCTGCAAGGATAGAGGCGATCAGTGCCGAGGAATTGCAAGATGTTGCAAAAGAGATTTTTAGGGGTGATAATATAAACTTTTTAACCTATAAATAA
- a CDS encoding 3-polyprenyl-4-hydroxybenzoate carboxy-lyase, which translates to MRLREFIKELENQGEVLRVSEYVDPILEITELTDRQCKSIGGGKALLFENSALPFPVLTNMMGSQRRMAMVLGVDKIGDIELKINNFIREVTAPKKSLKEKIGVLPLLASFGKWLPRSVSGRGECQQVRLSSLNDIPILKTWQYDAERFITLPMVHTVDPQSGARNVGMYRMQVMDEMTTGMHWHKHKTGERHYQQYKALKQRMPVTVCVGGDPVYTYAATAPLPDGIDEYILAGFLRNKPVKMVKCLTNNLEVPADCDFVIEGYVDPSEEKVTEGAFGDHTGFYSLPDYYPLFHVTCITCRRDAIYPATVVGIPPMEDAWIAAATERIFVSPIRFAMIPELIDMQMPTEGVAHNIAICKIRKSYAGQGFKVANTMWGAGQMMFNKFIVILSENQNIKDRLEFFDPLRDIMQQRGTLDVLDHTSPAIGFGGKMCFDLTAKTVEEGARQKIDFIINGCIPDNCRVLEEWHTLFFFGWQSDGFYEGAKCIILFDDRAKGLSNSDLLWLAVANADAVRDVRVEQGRVVVDARFKRDIGRDFPNIVSADIQTIKSIDHKWESLGLGEFIPSPSLKYHSLIFSDSAEVKY; encoded by the coding sequence ATGAGGTTAAGAGAGTTTATTAAAGAGCTTGAAAATCAAGGAGAGGTTTTGCGGGTTTCGGAATATGTAGACCCTATTCTCGAAATTACGGAACTTACTGACCGTCAATGCAAAAGTATTGGTGGTGGTAAGGCTTTGTTGTTTGAGAATAGTGCATTGCCGTTTCCTGTTCTGACCAATATGATGGGGTCACAGAGGCGTATGGCAATGGTGCTTGGAGTAGATAAAATTGGGGATATAGAATTGAAAATCAATAACTTTATCAGAGAGGTTACAGCACCTAAAAAGAGTTTGAAAGAGAAAATAGGAGTCTTGCCCCTGCTTGCTTCTTTCGGAAAATGGTTGCCGCGGTCGGTGAGTGGGCGTGGGGAGTGTCAGCAAGTTAGGTTGTCATCATTGAATGATATTCCGATTCTGAAGACTTGGCAGTATGATGCCGAACGATTTATAACCTTGCCGATGGTGCATACAGTTGATCCTCAGAGTGGTGCGCGCAATGTGGGGATGTATCGAATGCAGGTGATGGACGAGATGACCACGGGAATGCACTGGCATAAGCACAAAACAGGCGAAAGACATTATCAGCAATATAAAGCCCTGAAACAGAGGATGCCGGTGACTGTGTGTGTCGGTGGAGACCCTGTTTACACCTACGCGGCAACTGCTCCGCTGCCTGATGGAATTGATGAATATATACTTGCCGGTTTCTTGCGTAATAAGCCTGTGAAGATGGTTAAGTGCTTGACTAACAATTTGGAAGTGCCGGCAGATTGCGATTTTGTGATAGAGGGTTACGTAGACCCATCAGAGGAGAAGGTTACAGAGGGAGCTTTTGGAGACCATACGGGATTTTATTCATTACCAGACTATTACCCCCTTTTTCACGTAACTTGCATAACCTGCCGACGTGATGCTATCTATCCGGCTACGGTTGTGGGAATTCCGCCGATGGAGGATGCTTGGATTGCGGCGGCTACGGAGCGTATTTTTGTCTCGCCGATTCGTTTTGCAATGATCCCGGAACTTATTGATATGCAAATGCCTACGGAGGGAGTTGCGCATAATATAGCTATTTGCAAAATACGCAAAAGCTATGCAGGACAGGGGTTTAAGGTCGCAAATACGATGTGGGGTGCGGGGCAGATGATGTTTAATAAGTTTATAGTTATTCTTTCTGAAAATCAAAATATTAAGGATAGGTTAGAGTTTTTTGACCCTTTGAGAGATATTATGCAACAGCGTGGAACTTTGGACGTTTTAGACCATACGAGTCCGGCGATTGGTTTTGGGGGGAAAATGTGCTTTGATTTGACGGCAAAAACAGTGGAAGAGGGTGCGAGGCAGAAGATTGATTTTATCATAAATGGTTGCATTCCTGATAATTGTAGGGTTTTAGAAGAGTGGCACACTTTGTTTTTCTTTGGCTGGCAATCAGACGGATTTTATGAGGGAGCGAAGTGTATTATCTTGTTTGACGATAGGGCTAAAGGTTTGTCAAACAGTGATTTATTGTGGTTAGCTGTTGCAAATGCAGATGCAGTTAGGGATGTGAGGGTGGAGCAGGGTAGGGTGGTGGTGGATGCGCGTTTCAAACGAGATATTGGACGTGACTTTCCGAATATTGTTTCTGCTGATATTCAGACTATTAAATCTATTGACCACAAATGGGAGAGTTTAGGATTAGGCGAATTTATCCCTTCGCCATCTCTGAAATATCATTCTTTGATATTTTCGGATTCAGCGGAGGTAAAGTATTGA